One Hemitrygon akajei chromosome 11, sHemAka1.3, whole genome shotgun sequence DNA segment encodes these proteins:
- the anks3 gene encoding ankyrin repeat and SAM domain-containing protein 3 isoform X2, which produces MSELSDEASESELLNHSLSMWHGFEQLMGNADLDVPLDIHTAASIGQYEVVKQWIQGGEVNANQKNQGGWTPLMYASYIGHDTIVHLLLEAGVDVNTTTERGQSALMLAASCGNESIAYFLLQQGAEMEMKDSRGWTALFHCTSTGHQQMVKFLLDNGADANVREPTYGFTPLMEAAASGHEIIVQYLLNHDVQVDVKDDNGDTARSLALTYGYMKIASLIDLHTAPVSKSVRRDTGIDEDFSSSDEFCPFQLRPLSARHPQSRRTKGPSIHDGPQALAHITRLEASRWARQYESLPPQGYVTFRNSKDEDGGDIRNRDVTSPINEHDVESNSSREENAFCTTDTMTTRRSSGSSSEGLTKAQGISREGSVESNEDSDHSNKNCNRRQPSRRRGQGRSSESSLFRDSDIPTTASSRTLIPQEDGEKYHGPKDLPEFLEQIGCLKYLHILEEQDVDLRIFLTLTESDLKEVGITLFGPKRKMTAAIARWHSNAPPLSNSLEQVYADRLETEMQEMAIQLHKKCEEAELLTGRVSQEQELRAVVEGVLMEDKMAWKQQQKQIEETQGVCHETAIILEQLRAYQSELLSRFTEGSGLWEKEEVQKVIQSTEEGLADWKSVLGSLSIQELSTTLEKHTLEMGKVVRRVERNLENLLKSDKKRMVWAQNADL; this is translated from the exons AGGAGAGGTGAATGCTAACCAGAAGAACCAGGGTGGTTGGACTCCCTTGATGTATGCATCATACATCGGCCATGATACCATCGTTCACCTGTTGCTGGAGGCAGGAGTGGATGTCAACACAACGACTGAGAGAGGGCAGAGCGCCCTGATGCTAGCAGCGAGCTGTGGAAATGAGAGCATTGCTTATTTTCTGCTTCAG CAAGGGGCTGAGATGGAGATGAAGGACAGCAGGGGCTGGACTGCCCTATTCCACTGTACCAGCACCGGGCACCAACAGATGGTCAAGTTCCTTCTGGACAACGGGGCAGATGCAAATGTCAG AGAGCCCACATACGGATTCACCCCCCTGATGGAAGCTGCTGCTTCAGGTCATGAGATCATTGTCCAGTACCTACTGAACCAT GATGTTCAAGTCGATGTGAAGGATGACAATGGAGACACTGCCCGCTCCTTGGCTCTGACGTATGGATACATGAAGATAGCAAGTCTCATTGACCTGCACACTGCCCCGGTGTCGAAGTCAGTCCGCAGGGACACAG GAATAGATGAAGATTTTAGCTCCTCGGATGAGTTCTGCCCATTCCAACTCCGTCCACTGTCAGCTCGGCATCCTCAGTCTCGGAGAACCAAAGGTCCAAGCATTCATGATGGGCCACAGGCATTAGCCCACATCACACGCCTTGAAGCCAGTCGATGGGCACGGCAGTACG AGTCTCTCCCACCTCAGGGCTATGTcacgttcaggaacagcaaaGATGAAGATGGAGGGGATATCCGGAACCGTGATGTCACTTCCCCAATTAACGAGCATGATGTTGAGAGCAATAGCAGCAGAG AGGAGAATGCATTCTGCACCACCGACACGATGACCACTCGCAGGAGCAGTGGCAGCAGCAGTGAGGGTCTGACCAAGGCTCAGGGCATCAGTCGTGAGGGATCCGTGGAGAGTAATGAG GATTCCGATCATTCCAATAAAAACTGTAACAGAAGGCAGCCAAGTCGTCGCAGAGGCCAGGGGAGAAGCAGTGAGAGCTCCCTGTTCCGGGATAGTGACATTCCCACCACTGCCAGCTCACGGAcactgatcccacaggaggatggggagaaGTACCACGGACCCAAG GATTTGCCGGAGTTTCTGGAGCAGATCGGTTGTCTCAAATATCTTCACATCCTGGAGGAGCAGGATGTGGATCTGCGGATATTCCTCACCCTGACCGAGAGTGACCTGAAGGAAGTGGGAATCAC GTTATTTGGACCCAAGAGGAAGATGACAGCAGCGATCGCCCGCTGGCACAGCAATGCTCCCCCCCTCAGTAACAGTCTGGAGCAGGTCTATGCAGACCGACTGGAAACAGAAATGCAGGAAATGGCCATCCAGCTTCATAAG AAATGTGAAGAGGCAGAGTTGCTTACCGGCCGAGTATCCCAGGAACAGGAGCTGCGGGCTGTGGTGGAAGGGGTTTTGATGGAAGATAAGATGGCTTGGAAACAACAGCAGAAACAGATCGAGGAGACACAAGGAGTTTGTCATGAGACAGCAATCATCCTTGAGCAACTCAG AGCCTACCAGTCTGAACTACTGAGCAGATTCACAGAGGGGAGTGGACTGTGGGAAAAGGAAGAAGTTCAGAAGGTGATACAAAGCACAGAGGAAG GCCTGGCTGATTGgaaatctgttctgggatccctgagCATACAGGAGCTCAGCACAACCCTGGAGAAACACACACTGGAAATGG GGAAAGTGGTACGAAGAGTTGAACGGAATCTAGAAAATCTGCTGAAGTCAGACAAGAAGAGGATGGTGTGGGCTCAGAATGCCGATCTCTGA
- the anks3 gene encoding ankyrin repeat and SAM domain-containing protein 3 isoform X3, translating into MYASYIGHDTIVHLLLEAGVDVNTTTERGQSALMLAASCGNESIAYFLLQQGAEMEMKDSRGWTALFHCTSTGHQQMVKFLLDNGADANVREPTYGFTPLMEAAASGHEIIVQYLLNHDVQVDVKDDNGDTARSLALTYGYMKIASLIDLHTAPVSKSVRRDTGIDEDFSSSDEFCPFQLRPLSARHPQSRRTKGPSIHDGPQALAHITRLEASRWARQYESLPPQGYVTFRNSKDEDGGDIRNRDVTSPINEHDVESNSSREENAFCTTDTMTTRRSSGSSSEGLTKAQGISREGSVESNEDSDHSNKNCNRRQPSRRRGQGRSSESSLFRDSDIPTTASSRTLIPQEDGEKYHGPKDLPEFLEQIGCLKYLHILEEQDVDLRIFLTLTESDLKEVGITLFGPKRKMTAAIARWHSNAPPLSNSLEQVYADRLETEMQEMAIQLHKKCEEAELLTGRVSQEQELRAVVEGVLMEDKMAWKQQQKQIEETQGVCHETAIILEQLRAYQSELLSRFTEGSGLWEKEEVQKVIQSTEEEGLADWKSVLGSLSIQELSTTLEKHTLEMGKVVRRVERNLENLLKSDKKRMVWAQNADL; encoded by the exons ATGTATGCATCATACATCGGCCATGATACCATCGTTCACCTGTTGCTGGAGGCAGGAGTGGATGTCAACACAACGACTGAGAGAGGGCAGAGCGCCCTGATGCTAGCAGCGAGCTGTGGAAATGAGAGCATTGCTTATTTTCTGCTTCAG CAAGGGGCTGAGATGGAGATGAAGGACAGCAGGGGCTGGACTGCCCTATTCCACTGTACCAGCACCGGGCACCAACAGATGGTCAAGTTCCTTCTGGACAACGGGGCAGATGCAAATGTCAG AGAGCCCACATACGGATTCACCCCCCTGATGGAAGCTGCTGCTTCAGGTCATGAGATCATTGTCCAGTACCTACTGAACCAT GATGTTCAAGTCGATGTGAAGGATGACAATGGAGACACTGCCCGCTCCTTGGCTCTGACGTATGGATACATGAAGATAGCAAGTCTCATTGACCTGCACACTGCCCCGGTGTCGAAGTCAGTCCGCAGGGACACAG GAATAGATGAAGATTTTAGCTCCTCGGATGAGTTCTGCCCATTCCAACTCCGTCCACTGTCAGCTCGGCATCCTCAGTCTCGGAGAACCAAAGGTCCAAGCATTCATGATGGGCCACAGGCATTAGCCCACATCACACGCCTTGAAGCCAGTCGATGGGCACGGCAGTACG AGTCTCTCCCACCTCAGGGCTATGTcacgttcaggaacagcaaaGATGAAGATGGAGGGGATATCCGGAACCGTGATGTCACTTCCCCAATTAACGAGCATGATGTTGAGAGCAATAGCAGCAGAG AGGAGAATGCATTCTGCACCACCGACACGATGACCACTCGCAGGAGCAGTGGCAGCAGCAGTGAGGGTCTGACCAAGGCTCAGGGCATCAGTCGTGAGGGATCCGTGGAGAGTAATGAG GATTCCGATCATTCCAATAAAAACTGTAACAGAAGGCAGCCAAGTCGTCGCAGAGGCCAGGGGAGAAGCAGTGAGAGCTCCCTGTTCCGGGATAGTGACATTCCCACCACTGCCAGCTCACGGAcactgatcccacaggaggatggggagaaGTACCACGGACCCAAG GATTTGCCGGAGTTTCTGGAGCAGATCGGTTGTCTCAAATATCTTCACATCCTGGAGGAGCAGGATGTGGATCTGCGGATATTCCTCACCCTGACCGAGAGTGACCTGAAGGAAGTGGGAATCAC GTTATTTGGACCCAAGAGGAAGATGACAGCAGCGATCGCCCGCTGGCACAGCAATGCTCCCCCCCTCAGTAACAGTCTGGAGCAGGTCTATGCAGACCGACTGGAAACAGAAATGCAGGAAATGGCCATCCAGCTTCATAAG AAATGTGAAGAGGCAGAGTTGCTTACCGGCCGAGTATCCCAGGAACAGGAGCTGCGGGCTGTGGTGGAAGGGGTTTTGATGGAAGATAAGATGGCTTGGAAACAACAGCAGAAACAGATCGAGGAGACACAAGGAGTTTGTCATGAGACAGCAATCATCCTTGAGCAACTCAG AGCCTACCAGTCTGAACTACTGAGCAGATTCACAGAGGGGAGTGGACTGTGGGAAAAGGAAGAAGTTCAGAAGGTGATACAAAGCACAGAGGAAG AAGGCCTGGCTGATTGgaaatctgttctgggatccctgagCATACAGGAGCTCAGCACAACCCTGGAGAAACACACACTGGAAATGG GGAAAGTGGTACGAAGAGTTGAACGGAATCTAGAAAATCTGCTGAAGTCAGACAAGAAGAGGATGGTGTGGGCTCAGAATGCCGATCTCTGA
- the anks3 gene encoding ankyrin repeat and SAM domain-containing protein 3 isoform X1: MSELSDEASESELLNHSLSMWHGFEQLMGNADLDVPLDIHTAASIGQYEVVKQWIQGGEVNANQKNQGGWTPLMYASYIGHDTIVHLLLEAGVDVNTTTERGQSALMLAASCGNESIAYFLLQQGAEMEMKDSRGWTALFHCTSTGHQQMVKFLLDNGADANVREPTYGFTPLMEAAASGHEIIVQYLLNHDVQVDVKDDNGDTARSLALTYGYMKIASLIDLHTAPVSKSVRRDTGIDEDFSSSDEFCPFQLRPLSARHPQSRRTKGPSIHDGPQALAHITRLEASRWARQYESLPPQGYVTFRNSKDEDGGDIRNRDVTSPINEHDVESNSSREENAFCTTDTMTTRRSSGSSSEGLTKAQGISREGSVESNEDSDHSNKNCNRRQPSRRRGQGRSSESSLFRDSDIPTTASSRTLIPQEDGEKYHGPKDLPEFLEQIGCLKYLHILEEQDVDLRIFLTLTESDLKEVGITLFGPKRKMTAAIARWHSNAPPLSNSLEQVYADRLETEMQEMAIQLHKKCEEAELLTGRVSQEQELRAVVEGVLMEDKMAWKQQQKQIEETQGVCHETAIILEQLRAYQSELLSRFTEGSGLWEKEEVQKVIQSTEEEGLADWKSVLGSLSIQELSTTLEKHTLEMGKVVRRVERNLENLLKSDKKRMVWAQNADL, translated from the exons AGGAGAGGTGAATGCTAACCAGAAGAACCAGGGTGGTTGGACTCCCTTGATGTATGCATCATACATCGGCCATGATACCATCGTTCACCTGTTGCTGGAGGCAGGAGTGGATGTCAACACAACGACTGAGAGAGGGCAGAGCGCCCTGATGCTAGCAGCGAGCTGTGGAAATGAGAGCATTGCTTATTTTCTGCTTCAG CAAGGGGCTGAGATGGAGATGAAGGACAGCAGGGGCTGGACTGCCCTATTCCACTGTACCAGCACCGGGCACCAACAGATGGTCAAGTTCCTTCTGGACAACGGGGCAGATGCAAATGTCAG AGAGCCCACATACGGATTCACCCCCCTGATGGAAGCTGCTGCTTCAGGTCATGAGATCATTGTCCAGTACCTACTGAACCAT GATGTTCAAGTCGATGTGAAGGATGACAATGGAGACACTGCCCGCTCCTTGGCTCTGACGTATGGATACATGAAGATAGCAAGTCTCATTGACCTGCACACTGCCCCGGTGTCGAAGTCAGTCCGCAGGGACACAG GAATAGATGAAGATTTTAGCTCCTCGGATGAGTTCTGCCCATTCCAACTCCGTCCACTGTCAGCTCGGCATCCTCAGTCTCGGAGAACCAAAGGTCCAAGCATTCATGATGGGCCACAGGCATTAGCCCACATCACACGCCTTGAAGCCAGTCGATGGGCACGGCAGTACG AGTCTCTCCCACCTCAGGGCTATGTcacgttcaggaacagcaaaGATGAAGATGGAGGGGATATCCGGAACCGTGATGTCACTTCCCCAATTAACGAGCATGATGTTGAGAGCAATAGCAGCAGAG AGGAGAATGCATTCTGCACCACCGACACGATGACCACTCGCAGGAGCAGTGGCAGCAGCAGTGAGGGTCTGACCAAGGCTCAGGGCATCAGTCGTGAGGGATCCGTGGAGAGTAATGAG GATTCCGATCATTCCAATAAAAACTGTAACAGAAGGCAGCCAAGTCGTCGCAGAGGCCAGGGGAGAAGCAGTGAGAGCTCCCTGTTCCGGGATAGTGACATTCCCACCACTGCCAGCTCACGGAcactgatcccacaggaggatggggagaaGTACCACGGACCCAAG GATTTGCCGGAGTTTCTGGAGCAGATCGGTTGTCTCAAATATCTTCACATCCTGGAGGAGCAGGATGTGGATCTGCGGATATTCCTCACCCTGACCGAGAGTGACCTGAAGGAAGTGGGAATCAC GTTATTTGGACCCAAGAGGAAGATGACAGCAGCGATCGCCCGCTGGCACAGCAATGCTCCCCCCCTCAGTAACAGTCTGGAGCAGGTCTATGCAGACCGACTGGAAACAGAAATGCAGGAAATGGCCATCCAGCTTCATAAG AAATGTGAAGAGGCAGAGTTGCTTACCGGCCGAGTATCCCAGGAACAGGAGCTGCGGGCTGTGGTGGAAGGGGTTTTGATGGAAGATAAGATGGCTTGGAAACAACAGCAGAAACAGATCGAGGAGACACAAGGAGTTTGTCATGAGACAGCAATCATCCTTGAGCAACTCAG AGCCTACCAGTCTGAACTACTGAGCAGATTCACAGAGGGGAGTGGACTGTGGGAAAAGGAAGAAGTTCAGAAGGTGATACAAAGCACAGAGGAAG AAGGCCTGGCTGATTGgaaatctgttctgggatccctgagCATACAGGAGCTCAGCACAACCCTGGAGAAACACACACTGGAAATGG GGAAAGTGGTACGAAGAGTTGAACGGAATCTAGAAAATCTGCTGAAGTCAGACAAGAAGAGGATGGTGTGGGCTCAGAATGCCGATCTCTGA